AGTACCCCTTAGGGTTCCCCAGATTTTCAgtaaaaaaattcaaaaatttGGGTTCAGGTTTTAGCGTTGCCCAAGATGTGGTTTAACATGACAACATTGGATATGAACATGTTTGCCATGGCCGACGACGTATACAACTTGATGGAGATCTTCAATGAGGCGTCCAGCTTTGAGGGCAGGATAATCAAACGCATAGAGAACGTGCTCGTCATATGTGATATTCTGGTTTCCGTGCTGGTGGCCACCATAGTGGGTCGCTATCTGTTTCACAGTTGCTTCAAAAAATTGCATCGGTCTGTCAAACGGACCTCGTATCTTCCAAAATTCATCGCCCAAATAAAGCCAATCAATCAAGAGATGGGTGTTCAAGGAAGCAGCGTAAAAAGCTTGGACTCTAATCAACCAATCAGCCAAATGAAGCCAATTAAACAGAAGATGAGTGTTCGAGGCAGCAAGGCAAAGATCTCGAAAACCGATGTAGAAAAGGACCACTGCGAGCAAAAACCAAAGAATGGGCAGGACCAAACTGTACAAGGTAATGCCAGAAATCGCATTGCGACAATTAACTTCATGAACTGTAGCATTGAATCAGCGATAATTACAGGAAGATCCTCGATTGAACGCATTGATGATGGAGACGAGATCACCTTGAAGGCATCGGAAAGGGAAAACTTCGCAATCAAACTGATGGGAACGCAACAGTGGGCTGCCAATTATTTGGCCACAGGCGGACGGACCTAGCCTTCGATGCTTCTGAGATGCTCAACTTCCCTAAGTCTTTTATTAAGTGAATTAGGTGCTACCCCCCCAATGGGTTTGCGGTTAGTGATTCAATTCGGATGCTCAAAACTAATTCAATTCCATATTAACTTACCTAATTATACCCGAACCAAGTATTATCATAACTTATAAGAAATACAATATTAGCACTACAAAATGACTCACTCGATTGAATATTTGTTGAAATACTTCGAACGAGTATTTCAAAGAATATAGCCCCTGGGGGGATGGTGGGTGTCGGGTCTCTGGGCTCACCTGGCGTCTGCTGTCGTTGAAGGGGCaggggctgctgctggagattCTCGTGGAAGAATCCATGATTTATATTGCCCGTGGTCCAGATGCGATTACGCTCATCCATGTCGTCAGTGGTCGTGTGCTCTGATGTGCCCCTGCCAGCCATTCGAATGACTCAGTCGACGGATAAGTGCATTCTCTGTGATTTTTCCAAGCGCTTTACGGCATCTCAATGAGCAGCGATAACTGAACACTATTCATCTGTATACACGTCACATCGCCCACATGTTGCGCACTGCACTCGATATCAGTGTGGATTTACAGTCTTAGAGAAAGTGAAAACAGTTGAGTGTCTTTGAGCAGTTCTGATAGTTTTTAGGCCATTGCATAATTTGGCATAATGCAAGCACTGAGAAGGAAAAAAGCCAATGCCACAGCAAGGAACAACTCTATAAAAATCGACTCAAGTGGAGACAGTGCTGCAGGCGACTGGACGGAGCTGCCGACTACCGGCGTATTGGAGCCCTAGCGTCGTCAACAGAACGTATTTATACGCCACCAATACGGCAACAGACACCAGCACTAGTGCCAGCAACCGAATAACAACAAAAGCAGAACTACAACCAACAAATCAGGCAACCCCCATTAACTCCTTTGGCCATGCAAATGTGCCGCGGCAATTACGTGGAGCCCAACGAGGACCTCGCTCTGCCGCCACCACCACTACCATGgcccaggcacaggcacagctCTGACAGTGTCTGACTGTCTAGCATGTTGTCCCTATTGTTGTACGTTCCATCACACCCCGTAAGGGAAAGAGTCCATTGATTTTCCGTAAGAATAACACAGGAACAGTGTAAATAAAGCTATCAAAACAGGTTCATCTTGAAGTCTGTAAGACGACAACATAGTCTTCCCACTCTGAGACGTTCTCTTGTATGAATCCTCTCTAGGGTATACCTCATTTCACTCTGAAGCGTCACATACTTTCTTTTGTGAATCCAAGCCTCGCACGAACAGAGACCAATCGACCACAATCCAATCCGATGGCCAAAGGCCAGTGGCGTAATGAGAAAATAAATGACATTGCAATGGGAAACCATATATATTAGGTATTACTTATGGAAAGATACTATGGGTAGTTGCTAATTGATATGGACTTCCACATGCTGTACACTAGCTTATAGCTATTCGGAGGTTCATGATTGATGACCCTGAGCGATTCCCCAATGGCTAGTTTCGATCAGGCCACGGCACTgactcctctctctctcagtgAATAACGTGGAAGAATACCTAATAATAGTAATTAAATGGCGGCACTTTGCCCGCCCACTGGGAATCCACAAGCATTTGCATTGTTAGCCCTAACTTTGACATAGTTTATTGTGGGAAATCGGAATCGATAAATGATATTGATTTCTACATATGAATGCAGTAACATACATCGCGCATACGCCCCGCTGTTAGCCGTAACTCTATTGCAATGTAGTGTGGCACGTGTATTCCACCTTCCCCTGCCATATCCCCGGAATGTGTGTGATGTATTTGCACTCACTAGTGTGTAATTGGTTTGCCCAACGGGAGGGCACCTACCAgtatgattattattattaataagtAAATAAATTTGCCACCAGGTAACCTCCTACGTGTGTAATTGCCGGGCCCTGCCATGGCTTTTGGTTCCCTGACGGGTTCAAAGAACTTTACTTTGTTGTCATGTACTTGCATACATTTATTGTacattatatttttttaaacatACATTTTTCTAATGATTTCTCGTACTCTAGGACTACAATATAATTGCATGCAGCTTAGCTTAGACACTGGACACAGGGAAACCAGTCGCGGAGATATGACACGAATATGTTTACACTGACTCGATGAAGAACGAAATTAAAGTGCCTTAACTTAAATCGGACTCTGCCTTGGATCAGCATTATTCCATGGGTGGATTATACATATGTTTTGTGcattaaaatacaaattataaaACAACGACCCCTGGACAGTTTGGCCTGCCATCCTGTGGTGGGTGAAACTTTTGTGCTGCAACGAAAAGAAGAATAGAAATTTCAAATTAAACGAATTTTTCAGGTTTGGAATATTTTCCTGATCTAGTAAGCCATGCAAACTGTCAGCAATTGTTAAATCAAAATCTGTACCTTTTTCTTCATTCTGTGAAATCTGTTTCAAACATTCACACGTAAAACTCTCATATTTTTTGGCTTCCAACAATCCCCAAACCAAACAATCAGTAGTTAATTATTTTCTTATTCAAAAGTTTGCCGTTTATCAGTTCGTGAAAATGGATCGCTTTTTCGGAAATATTGAGAACAAGTTAAAGACCAAGATGAAGGTGGAGAGCAAGGGAATGGCCCTGAAGCTGGTGGGATTCTACGCCGTTGGCTACACCCTGCGCAAGTTAGTCAAGTAGATGGCCGGAGATGCAGTGGATGCAGTGGCCGTCCCCTAGTCCAGATGTTCGTCCGTTTTGTTGCAGTGATCGCTTAATTTCTAAATTGCAATGTTCCAATCGTTTGAAGGATAATAAATTGTGATCCTACCTCCAAATCACATTTTCGCAGCTACTCGAGCGACTCAATAACTCGCTTAGAGGACTTTGAGCACACACTTGCAGCAGGAGGGTATCTTGAAGGACTCTTGTCCCACATCCAGCTCGCCGCTCGTATTGCGGATGCTGGCCAGCGTTCGCAACGCATAGTTCTGCTTACAGATGGGCTTATATCGCTGCGGAAAGCTCAAGGAGTAGTCACAGGGCATTTCCTCGTTCCTGAAAGGGGATTCAACATacaatattttttatttatgagGGAATGATTTGATGTTTGACAGTTGCTTACTCGCACTCTTCGATCATTATGCCTTGCTTGAACTCATCGTTGTTGACTATGAACTGCCAGGTGTTGTCCGACTTCAGGCCCGACTTGGGGTACAGGTACCTCCGACGGCTCCTGCACAGGAAAACCTCATCATTGGGGCCCAATCGCGAACTGATATCCACGGGCACGGGCTCGGGATCACTGAAGAAATTGGAGAAGTTCTGCGACAGTTTTCCCTTGATGAGCGACAGATCCGGATAGTTCTCGACCTGGGTGCAGAAGGATTTGGATTTGTGATTGGCTTGATCCTCGACACACTGGGGTATATCCCTCTTGATCACCGGCAGCGTGGTGGTCTTCATGTGGTGCATGACTGCTGAATCGGGAAAGACAATAGCTGAAGTTAGGCAGCGCCAAAGGCAGTTGGCCGTGAGTATGGGATCGATTTAGTTGTTAATTGTATTGCGGGCTTGTATTCGATTAATCGAGTATAAAATGTAGCTGAGCTGGGACCACACCCCACTGTACTGGTCTACTTACGGTTCTCTGGCGGCTGTCGCGTCCTTTGGGCCGGATCCTGTTGCTCTGGCACCGTTGCCGGATTGGTCCCCTGCAAAGAGACGAACGTATCGTTAAAGACGAGATTCAGCTTGCCGTCCGGTGAGCGCTGCACTTTGAAGTATTGATCTTGTTGGCTCAGGCTGTGATATTGATGGTAATggcttggctgtggctgtggctgtggctgtggcttaGACAGTGGCTGTGTCGGTtgctggggctgggactggtGGTCGATCATGGTGTGTATGGGCATGAGGGGTGCATTGTCCGTTATCGTTGTCTGTGCAGGTAAAATTCTCGTGTTAGTCTCTCCAACCAAATACcaaagacacacacacacacacacacacaaacagaaaCAACCCAACAAGTGATATGatgaaatggaatggaatgtgGGGGCACGGGAAGCGCTGGGGAAGGACACACTTACATCAAAAATATGTACACCTGCGTCGTCGGTCACTTTGAAAATCTCAGTTATGATTAGATCGAGATCCTTGGCGGGCAACTGAAGCGAAAATGGCAAAAACAGAAGAAGGAAAAAACGCTTTATTCTCGATTGGCAATTGGAAAACTGGAGGGCCGCACTACACACTGACACAACACAACAGAAAAACAAAGGACGAATGGGGAtatggattggattggattttGGAAGGGATTGTCGTTGTACGTGGCACAATGTGGCAGCATCTGCCATGGGTTCACACCTCCTCCGGCCGCAACTGATGATCCCTTCCTTCCTGTATGTCTGGATGCTCCTTGGCCTTGTTCCGTAGGATGTGCAGCAGATTATCGGACATAAAGTCGGACATATCTGTGGAGTTGGGAGGGCCTCCGCCTCCCGCAGCTCCGGCAGCTGCCATGGCGGCCAAttctgcagctgcagccgctgccgctgcctcagCTTCACGTCGTTTCGATATTTCGCTATTGATACAAACTATCTGAAAGATACATGTGGAAGATTTGTGTTTGCGGTTCATCAACATTGCCAGGACAACGTAGTGTGTTGGGGGAAAAGTAAAGCTCTGTAGCACGGTcgattgtctgtctgtctgtctgtctgatTGCCacactgtctctctctctctctctccgtctctctaTTTTTTAACACTACATTTTGGTATTTGAACATTTGAACAGCTGTTTTCTGGGCAAGCGCAGTTTTCACTCTCTCTGTGTCGATTGTAGTCGCTTGAACAAGTACTTGCCGTTCAGTTAGGACCCGAACCCTAGGCAACGGCTGACAACAGCTGCTCGGGTTCAAATAGAGATAGCCGGGGCTAGGGCTTTACTATATTTAACCCCCAAGCCTTATACTGCGCTTATCATCGCTGTCCAAAAAACGTTTCGTTTAGTGTCGTTTTGCAATAGCAAATAATTTTTGGGGTCTGGACAGAGCGATCGTGAGCGTGTGTAATCAGCAGAAGTGAGGCGCAATGAGAGAGGGGCATGAGGGTGATGCAATGAGCTTGATAAGAATGGGATGAATAAGCCGAGACTAAACTCATAGAATGAGGATAATGTATCTTCACAGTCCAAAAAATGGCCCTTGCCATTCAGAATTTACCCAAAACAATGTGGGACTTTCACATAAAACCCGATCTTAAATGCCACCCAACTTGAACTTGATTATATCAGAGCTTTTTGCACATTTCTCGGAAATGTTTTTTCCCCGAGTATCTCGCAACCGTTTATCAAATATTGGATAGTTTTTCCATCTCAGATTTTAGATTTTCCACGAACCGAATGGAATTAAGAATGCCTGGTTGATCTTTAAGCCGTGCTGTGACGTGTAGTTTGTGAATTTCCTGGAAAACGTAGCAAAAGCGCTAGCGCTTCAAACACATTTACTGACATTTAATTCAGCAATTTGTCATTAGTTCCGAGTAATTGCCCTTAGCTAAGGGGCTGTTCTCACAGAGATTAGCATCGCATCCCTTTGTATTACGAATATTTGCCAAGTCATGTGCAGACCATATGGAATTATTAATACCAATTAATATTATTGCAATGTCAATTCTATGCATTTATTACCGGACTAGAGAGATACATGGAATAGAGAAAAGTGCTCATGAAAATTGCACATACAATAAATTGTTGCTGGCATTGTGAACAGGTTTGCTACGATTCCTCTAGAAAACAGACTCGAGGATGCCCTTCGCTGCCAAGTATATGGAAAAATCTCAAGTAACCCCAAAAATGACACAAAATATGAAGTGAGAAAACCGAAAAACCATATACTAcgtatgtgcatatgtatgaAAGACAGTATGTGATTGTATGTGTATCCCAATGTGACGCATGATAGTATGTGAAACAGGAAATGCTCACAACACAAAACAGATATTATAATAATTTCGGAAAATAATGGCTTACCGTGGTAAAGAGGGCGAAGAGGAGCACCAAAATTTTGATCAGCTGGTACCACATGGGCGGCATCTTGTCCGATATCGGCTCTGTATTCTCGTACTCCTGTATGGTATAGGGGATTCTGTGGACGGCTCTGGAGGGCAGCCGTCTGTGTCGGGTTTTGGTATACAGGTACAAGTGTATATAGCGGCGGCGATGATCGCTTGGTCTGGGGCTTATACCGATTTTCTTATTGCTTcaactttttgtttttttttccgcAGTTTTTGTAGCTGCTTTTTATGAGCTTGGCGTATACCcgtatataaaataaataaactggCACGACTAAATGTTAATGCCGGGCTTTTGTTGGTAGTGGTAGTATtgttgatgatgataatgacgATGTTttagttgtagttgtagttgttgttgttgccgttgctgtcgctgctgccgTCGTAGTTGTCGTTTGGTtaatatatttataaatattttgtgCGGTGGCTCTTTGGCTCCGATGGGCTTTTTATTCCGTTTTGTTTGTTTCCCTTGCACGCTTGCGAAACGAAGAGAGCGAGATATGGAGGGAGAGTGAAAGACAGGCACTTCAATTAGTCGGTTTGCTTTTCACTTTAGTTTCTGATGAaccgttgttgttgttttcggTTTCGAATCCGAATTCAGTTTTTGATTTGCTTTGatcggagagagagagaggtttAATGTTGGGCctatgcctgtgcctgtgccttaGCCGGCGTAAAGTGAAACCAATATCGCAGCGGGCATGCGCTTTTATGGAACAAGAACCATCTGCCTCTGGGCTTTTCCGATCCGTATCGGATTGAAGAGTTTCACAATGTAACGCCACCAGAGTGCGCGCGCGCGTCTTGGGGAGTCTTTGATATTCAGTTAATTAGCCATATGCACACGAGTGGAGCGGAGCGGAGTGGAGCGGGTCGATCGGGAGGGAGCGAAAGCGTCTAAGAGAGCGCGCGACTGCGAGGCAACTGAGCAAAAAGTTTGACAAGACATACGACGGGCGCCCCAAACAATTGTCaagtgcagctttagccggaGCTTAATCGCAAAGAATGAGAGAGTgggccagagagagagagagagagagagagctgtcATAAGAGGAGAAGAGCCCAGACCTAGAGAGTACAAATATCTTGGATTTTATTTACAGCCGACAGCAGCCGCCACCGTGCTAATTGTTTGGGCTTCCTGACAAATGCAAGCTATTGTTAATCAATCATTAAAAATTAGCAGGAATTTTGGAATACTTTCGAAAcccaaagaagaagaaagaTGGACTGAAACAGGTTAGACAGTCAGTCGACTCCTGCACTTGTAGAGTTTCCCGCAGTCGCCAAAGCTCGACTTTCGTATGCGATCAGCTGTGGCCGCTGAAAGTAAAAGTGAAGCGTGAGCTTTTTCCCAGAGCTTTCGGCGCTCACCTGCTCTCCGAGTCTATTAGGCGTCACCACCTACTTTGTATGCTGGGCGGTGCGACACACGTCAAATCCCCCGGCGCACGCGTCATGGGAGTCACAAACTCTGGCCGATTATAGCCCCATCTGGCGCAGAGCGTGGCTCAAGCGGCGGGAAAGACGCCGATTCATGATTCATGGGTATTTCCAAGAGTCTCGGCCAAAACCGCACAGTCCAGAGCCGGCATCCGTGCATAATCTGAACAATAAAAGTAAGTCGAGATGTCGTGGCCCATGCACGCCTTGAACTTGCCTTGGCAATAAGCATTTATCGAGGTTTGAGATATTTAAGAAATGACGAAGTCTGACTAATTACGATTTCAATAAATTTTTCTATATTGCAATAAAAATATCGTGTACAAGAGCAGTTCTGATGGACATTTTATATCAACTAACAAACATAtcttaataaattaatttgaTGACTAATTTATATTGTTTGAATATCACTATCAATGTTTACCAGTAAAAAAGGGTTCTTTATGGGGGTAACTAGTTCTTGATAGTTGAGTCATGGCTGGAATTCTTCCATGTGGAGTCATCGCATCGCATATCCACAGCGGAGTGATCGCGGAGTCCCGAGGACGTCATATCAATAGAGTACTCCGCAGAAGTAGTTTTTAAATTTAAGAGATTAGTAGAGTATTTCTAGGAGTACTTTTAAAGTTCAAGTTGCCGAAACAATGAAGTTCATACACGGAAATAATCCGTTGAAATTTGTTCCAAACCATTTAAAGATATTTCATTACATACTTAAGGGATGGAAAAATGTATTGCATATTTCTAGGCCTCTTTTGAGATAATAATTTCATTATTAAGTTCTGTATGGAAATCACATTTGAAAACTGGATATTGTGATGAAAACCTCTGTCTGGATTTGGATCAATTGTTTCTGGGCATTTTTTTAGCATTATCAGCTGCAGTTATCTATGTTTCACTGAGATTTTCTTGAGAAAATCTTAACTTAAACACATATATTATGCAATATTAATAGGACTACATATATAATTTTtgcaattaatttatttagaaTTATTATAGAAACAAGTTATACTCGCTCATATTTAGTTCTCTTTTTTTGGTGAGAGGTTTTTTGAAAGGAAGTCGTTTTAGCCACACTAACATGCATACTGTAAAAAGTCTTGCACACAATTATGAAAAATTTCCAACTAATTtaacaaatttaattaaaacgaACGGTCAGAATTTTAAGGATATCTAAGCCTATCTATCTCAAATGAATCAAAAAATATAATCTTGCGATGAATTCAACCAAAATTCAAAGAATACCCAAACTCTAGAATGGAAACTGGTTATACTCGCATTGAATGCGTGTCTATCTCGATTTTTAGCGCTTTTCGGCTCAAAGATTATGCAACATTAGCCACTCCCCATATAGCAGGGGACCAGGCTAATAAGAAATCTGCGTGTGCAGAGAGCTGTGGTTTTAAAGTGGTTCTCATTTGGCCAATGAGTTGATCCAATTAAGTTAATAGTTATTAATTGGTAGGGAAACAAGTTCATTAGAAGCACCACTAATTGATGTAGCACCTTGTGTGTGGCACGGCCAAAGAGGAACTAGAGTGGAGGCCCCAGAGATTGGCTAATCGAGCGGCGGTGATGTGATGGCACCAAAGTCACGGCAAGTCAAGCGGGCAAGCGACTCGCTCGGATCCCGGGTCAAGTTAACGAGAAAATGGTGAAATAAATTTAATGACAGCCTGCCTACGAACGTGTGTTTCTCTGTGTGTGAGTGGATAAATAATGAAATTGCATTGCACATTCAATAAAATATTCAACTGGCCGCAATTAAAGTGGCAGCGGGGAAAAATGTGGACGCACCACTTCATCGTTTGGCAAATGCAATTCCCGGCGTGACAGCGCCACAGCCACGACATGCAACGCTGCACATGCCACCACCACCTGGAAGGGAGGGGGGTTTCTTATGCGTTGGCTCCGAAAATAAAATTCGACACAGGCCACcaggaccagcagcagcagcagcagcagccgtagTCGTAttcgtagtcgtagtcgtaCCACCACCTGATATTACTCAAGCACAATTTGTCAGGCGATTGCATCATGGCCATAATCCAAATGAATGCTACTCGGGGGTCTCCTTCTGCCACAAAGGAGGGGAGCAAGATAAAGATGCCCCGCTCATTCGAGTGCTAGACAAATATCGGTGCAAAGCTTCACAGGCTTTCACTTTTCCTTGGCCATATCCAATACCATATCCACATCCAGATCCAGATCCCCTCGACACACTAAAGTgccaaattgaattgaattatGCCGATCAGTTTCCgccaaaaagaaacaaaataagAAGACAGCGAAAATGCCGAATAACTGGTTCACTTCCGATATGgattgaaaatattttgtcGCCTGCTCCGGCAGCAgtaggggcagtggcagaggcagctGCGAATTTTGAAGTTGAAGTTCATTGCGCAACTAACGAGCGGCAACAGGAAGTCCAGGAAGCGGACTCTTTGGTGGCTGAGGCTGCCCCATGCTCTGGCCGGGGATTTTCTAGCATTTCCCAATGCGCAACGGCCTGTTATCGCATTTCACGTTACACTCTGAAAACTTTTCACAAcacattttcattttcatttcgcCTGTTTATTTTGCTTGCCAGCACCAGCAATTGCCCCACGTCAATtaacaaaaaaaggaaaaaaaaaaccaaaaaaaatagAGGAAAGCCCGAGAAAAGTGAGCGAAAAATTAATAGTACATGTGTGCATGCTGTTCGGTCTCGGACTTTGGCTGGACGCGATTTAAAACCCGATCTCGAGCCTTAATGCCAGGAAGTGGAACTCTGGCTGAAgacatttttttaatttat
This region of Drosophila miranda strain MSH22 chromosome 2, D.miranda_PacBio2.1, whole genome shotgun sequence genomic DNA includes:
- the LOC108157203 gene encoding protein spaetzle isoform X2 — encoded protein: MPPMWYQLIKILVLLFALFTTIVCINSEISKRREAEAAAAAAAAELAAMAAAGAAGGGGPPNSTDMSDFMSDNLLHILRNKAKEHPDIQEGRDHQLRPEELPAKDLDLIITEIFKVTDDAGVHIFDTTITDNAPLMPIHTMIDHQSQPQQPTQPLSKPQPQPQPQPSHYHQYHSLSQQDQYFKVQRSPDGKLNLVFNDTFVSLQGTNPATVPEQQDPAQRTRQPPENPVMHHMKTTTLPVIKRDIPQCVEDQANHKSKSFCTQVENYPDLSLIKGKLSQNFSNFFSDPEPVPVDISSRLGPNDEVFLCRSRRRYLYPKSGLKSDNTWQFIVNNDEFKQGIMIEECENEEMPCDYSLSFPQRYKPICKQNYALRTLASIRNTSGELDVGQESFKIPSCCKCVLKVL
- the LOC108157203 gene encoding protein spaetzle isoform X4, encoding MPPMWYQLIKILVLLFALFTTIVCINSEISKRREAEAAAAAAAAELAAMAAAGAAGGGGPPNSTDMSDFMSDNLLHILRNKAKEHPDIQEGRDHQLRPEELPAKDLDLIITEIFKVTDDAGVHIFDTTITDNAPLMPIHTMIDHQSQPQQPTQPLSKPQPQPQPQPSHYHQYHSLSQQDQYFKGTNPATVPEQQDPAQRTRQPPENPIVFPDSAVMHHMKTTTLPVIKRDIPQCVEDQANHKSKSFCTQVENYPDLSLIKGKLSQNFSNFFSDPEPVPVDISSRLGPNDEVFLCRSRRRYLYPKSGLKSDNTWQFIVNNDEFKQGIMIEECENEEMPCDYSLSFPQRYKPICKQNYALRTLASIRNTSGELDVGQESFKIPSCCKCVLKVL
- the LOC108157203 gene encoding protein spaetzle isoform X5, giving the protein MPPMWYQLIKILVLLFALFTTIVCINSEISKRREAEAAAAAAAAELAAMAAAGAAGGGGPPNSTDMSDFMSDNLLHILRNKAKEHPDIQEGRDHQLRPEETTITDNAPLMPIHTMIDHQSQPQQPTQPLSKPQPQPQPQPSHYHQYHSLSQQDQYFKVQRSPDGKLNLVFNDTFVSLQGTNPATVPEQQDPAQRTRQPPENPIVFPDSAVMHHMKTTTLPVIKRDIPQCVEDQANHKSKSFCTQVENYPDLSLIKGKLSQNFSNFFSDPEPVPVDISSRLGPNDEVFLCRSRRRYLYPKSGLKSDNTWQFIVNNDEFKQGIMIEECENEEMPCDYSLSFPQRYKPICKQNYALRTLASIRNTSGELDVGQESFKIPSCCKCVLKVL
- the LOC108157203 gene encoding protein spaetzle isoform X11, coding for MPPMWYQLIKILVLLFALFTTIVCINSEISKRREAEAAAAAAAAELAAMAAAGAAGGGGPPNSTDMSDFMSDNLLHILRNKAKEHPDIQEGRDHQLRPEELPAKDLDLIITEIFKVTDDAGVHIFDGTNPATVPEQQDPAQRTRQPPENLMHHMKTTTLPVIKRDIPQCVEDQANHKSKSFCTQVENYPDLSLIKGKLSQNFSNFFSDPEPVPVDISSRLGPNDEVFLCRSRRRYLYPKSGLKSDNTWQFIVNNDEFKQGIMIEECENEEMPCDYSLSFPQRYKPICKQNYALRTLASIRNTSGELDVGQESFKIPSCCKCVLKVL
- the LOC108157203 gene encoding protein spaetzle isoform X12, which encodes MPPMWYQLIKILVLLFALFTTTTITDNAPLMPIHTMIDHQSQPQQPTQPLSKPQPQPQPQPSHYHQYHSLSQQDQYFKVQRSPDGKLNLVFNDTFVSLQGTNPATVPEQQDPAQRTRQPPENPIVFPDSAVMHHMKTTTLPVIKRDIPQCVEDQANHKSKSFCTQVENYPDLSLIKGKLSQNFSNFFSDPEPVPVDISSRLGPNDEVFLCRSRRRYLYPKSGLKSDNTWQFIVNNDEFKQGIMIEECENEEMPCDYSLSFPQRYKPICKQNYALRTLASIRNTSGELDVGQESFKIPSCCKCVLKVL
- the LOC108157203 gene encoding protein spaetzle isoform X9, giving the protein MPPMWYQLIKILVLLFALFTTLPAKDLDLIITEIFKVTDDAGVHIFDTTITDNAPLMPIHTMIDHQSQPQQPTQPLSKPQPQPQPQPSHYHQYHSLSQQDQYFKVQRSPDGKLNLVFNDTFVSLQGTNPATVPEQQDPAQRTRQPPENPIVFPDSAVMHHMKTTTLPVIKRDIPQCVEDQANHKSKSFCTQVENYPDLSLIKGKLSQNFSNFFSDPEPVPVDISSRLGPNDEVFLCRSRRRYLYPKSGLKSDNTWQFIVNNDEFKQGIMIEECENEEMPCDYSLSFPQRYKPICKQNYALRTLASIRNTSGELDVGQESFKIPSCCKCVLKVL
- the LOC108157203 gene encoding protein spaetzle isoform X1, translated to MPPMWYQLIKILVLLFALFTTIVCINSEISKRREAEAAAAAAAAELAAMAAAGAAGGGGPPNSTDMSDFMSDNLLHILRNKAKEHPDIQEGRDHQLRPEELPAKDLDLIITEIFKVTDDAGVHIFDTTITDNAPLMPIHTMIDHQSQPQQPTQPLSKPQPQPQPQPSHYHQYHSLSQQDQYFKVQRSPDGKLNLVFNDTFVSLQGTNPATVPEQQDPAQRTRQPPENPIVFPDSAVMHHMKTTTLPVIKRDIPQCVEDQANHKSKSFCTQVENYPDLSLIKGKLSQNFSNFFSDPEPVPVDISSRLGPNDEVFLCRSRRRYLYPKSGLKSDNTWQFIVNNDEFKQGIMIEECENEEMPCDYSLSFPQRYKPICKQNYALRTLASIRNTSGELDVGQESFKIPSCCKCVLKVL
- the LOC108157203 gene encoding protein spaetzle isoform X10, which gives rise to MPPMWYQLIKILVLLFALFTTIVCINSEISKRREAEAAAAAAAAELAAMAAAGAAGGGGPPNSTDMSDFMSDNLLHILRNKAKEHPDIQEGRDHQLRPEELPAKDLDLIITEIFKVTDDAGVHIFDGTNPATVPEQQDPAQRTRQPPENPVMHHMKTTTLPVIKRDIPQCVEDQANHKSKSFCTQVENYPDLSLIKGKLSQNFSNFFSDPEPVPVDISSRLGPNDEVFLCRSRRRYLYPKSGLKSDNTWQFIVNNDEFKQGIMIEECENEEMPCDYSLSFPQRYKPICKQNYALRTLASIRNTSGELDVGQESFKIPSCCKCVLKVL
- the LOC108157203 gene encoding protein spaetzle isoform X7, which produces MPPMWYQLIKILVLLFALFTTIVCINSEISKRREAEAAAAAAAAELAAMAAAGAAGGGGPPNSTDMSDFMSDNLLHILRNKAKEHPDIQEGRDHQLRPEELPAKDLDLIITEIFKVTDDAGVHIFDTTITDNAPLMPIHTMIDHQSQPQQPTQPLSKPQPQPQPQPSHYHQYHSLSQQDQYFKGTNPATVPEQQDPAQRTRQPPENLMHHMKTTTLPVIKRDIPQCVEDQANHKSKSFCTQVENYPDLSLIKGKLSQNFSNFFSDPEPVPVDISSRLGPNDEVFLCRSRRRYLYPKSGLKSDNTWQFIVNNDEFKQGIMIEECENEEMPCDYSLSFPQRYKPICKQNYALRTLASIRNTSGELDVGQESFKIPSCCKCVLKVL
- the LOC108157203 gene encoding protein spaetzle isoform X3, producing MPPMWYQLIKILVLLFALFTTIVCINSEISKRREAEAAAAAAAAELAAMAAAGAAGGGGPPNSTDMSDFMSDNLLHILRNKAKEHPDIQEGRDHQLRPEELPAKDLDLIITEIFKVTDDAGVHIFDTTITDNAPLMPIHTMIDHQSQPQQPTQPLSKPQPQPQPQPSHYHQYHSLSQQDQYFKVQRSPDGKLNLVFNDTFVSLQGTNPATVPEQQDPAQRTRQPPENLMHHMKTTTLPVIKRDIPQCVEDQANHKSKSFCTQVENYPDLSLIKGKLSQNFSNFFSDPEPVPVDISSRLGPNDEVFLCRSRRRYLYPKSGLKSDNTWQFIVNNDEFKQGIMIEECENEEMPCDYSLSFPQRYKPICKQNYALRTLASIRNTSGELDVGQESFKIPSCCKCVLKVL